In a genomic window of Candidatus Flexicrinis proximus:
- a CDS encoding replicative DNA helicase, giving the protein MTDQPRPPSSELNPPFSIEAEKALLGSVLINPDVFLTLSAFLKADDFFILRHSHIWSAMLRLSERREPVDPELLADELENIRQLEAIGGRAYISELANSTPTSVNAEFYGQLVERAAVRRRLLKAADEMKALAADEALDLEAVIAKAENSLFTVTDRQLKRDFMPMEEAVGQYFDRIEYLIQNPDAQYGVPSGFRDLDQLLGGFQKSDLLIFAGRPGMGKTSFLLSAAMNAARMNQVVAIFSMEMGSDQLVQRLVSMETGINSQNLRLGRLTQGEYGRFVESADRLSRMPIFFDQTSQLTPNELRVKCRRLQHEHGLDMIIVDYLQLMSAGGNFQNNRVQEISYISRALKEMARELNVPLFSASQLSRAVESRQDKRPQLSDLRESGCLSGETLVHLPDEGRYVPIRSLMGRDSFRISALNTTTYQLEPAEVSAAFCTGTKPVFRLTTRLGHTIRATGNHKFLTIDGWTRLDELAIGQHLALPRELKHGAEQTMSDSELGLLAHLIGDGCTLPRHSIQYTTREPDLAELVASLARDVFGARIEPHIKPEPGHSWLQVFLTSSRRLTHGVHNPVRDWLEPMGVFGLRSHEKRVPDKVFAQPQDAAGRFLRHLWATDGCIKADVSHPTVYYATSSPQLARDVQTLLLQQGISARLKRVSQGTKGRPQYHVILSGVGDLSLFVQRVGAVGRYKGAQLIQVEHYLRVTDGNTNRDVIPAAIWRKYALPAMQAQGMTGRQLYGGMGTAYAGNTLYKQNVGRERAGRLAAVVSSAEIAALANSDVYWDTVVSIEPDGETDVYDLTVPEHHNFVAGNIIVHNSIEQDADVVMFLYRDVVYNKATEFPNQADVIVAKHRNGRTDTVSLYFDAGLTKFMDGAVRRVSLSE; this is encoded by the coding sequence ATGACCGACCAACCGCGCCCTCCCTCGTCTGAACTGAATCCGCCCTTTTCGATCGAGGCGGAAAAAGCGCTGCTTGGCTCGGTGCTGATCAACCCGGACGTCTTCCTCACGCTCTCGGCCTTCCTCAAGGCCGACGACTTCTTCATCCTCCGTCACAGCCACATCTGGTCGGCCATGCTGCGCCTCAGCGAACGCCGCGAGCCGGTCGACCCCGAGCTGTTGGCCGACGAGCTGGAAAACATACGCCAGTTGGAAGCCATCGGCGGCCGCGCCTATATCTCCGAGCTGGCCAACAGCACCCCGACCTCCGTCAACGCCGAGTTCTACGGCCAGCTGGTCGAACGCGCCGCCGTCCGCCGCCGCCTGCTCAAGGCCGCCGACGAGATGAAAGCCCTCGCCGCCGACGAAGCCCTCGACCTCGAAGCCGTCATCGCCAAGGCCGAAAACTCGCTCTTCACCGTCACCGACCGCCAGCTCAAGCGCGACTTCATGCCGATGGAAGAAGCCGTCGGCCAATATTTCGACCGCATCGAATACCTGATCCAGAACCCCGATGCCCAGTACGGCGTCCCCAGCGGCTTCCGCGACCTCGACCAGTTGCTCGGCGGCTTCCAGAAATCCGATCTGCTCATCTTCGCCGGCCGCCCCGGTATGGGCAAAACCAGCTTCCTGCTCTCCGCCGCCATGAACGCCGCCCGCATGAACCAGGTCGTCGCCATCTTCAGCATGGAAATGGGCAGCGATCAGCTCGTCCAGCGCCTCGTTTCCATGGAAACCGGTATCAATAGCCAGAACCTGCGCCTCGGCCGCCTCACCCAGGGCGAGTATGGCCGCTTCGTCGAATCCGCCGACCGCCTCAGCCGCATGCCGATCTTCTTCGACCAGACCAGCCAGCTCACCCCCAATGAGCTGCGCGTCAAATGCCGCCGCCTTCAGCACGAGCACGGCCTCGACATGATCATTGTCGATTACCTGCAGCTGATGTCCGCCGGCGGCAATTTCCAGAACAACCGCGTCCAGGAAATCAGCTATATCAGCCGCGCCCTGAAAGAAATGGCGCGCGAATTGAACGTCCCGCTGTTCAGCGCCTCTCAGCTCTCCCGCGCCGTCGAATCCCGTCAGGACAAGCGTCCCCAACTCTCGGATTTGAGAGAATCGGGCTGTTTATCCGGCGAGACCCTCGTGCATCTGCCGGATGAAGGCCGTTATGTGCCGATCCGTAGCCTCATGGGGCGTGATTCCTTCCGCATTAGCGCGTTGAATACGACGACCTACCAGCTTGAACCGGCGGAGGTCAGCGCGGCATTCTGCACCGGCACGAAACCGGTATTCCGTCTGACGACACGCCTCGGGCACACCATCCGCGCGACAGGTAATCACAAGTTCTTGACCATCGACGGCTGGACGCGGCTGGATGAGTTGGCGATTGGGCAACATTTAGCTCTTCCGCGCGAACTCAAGCACGGCGCCGAGCAGACAATGTCGGACTCCGAATTGGGTTTGTTGGCACACCTCATCGGTGACGGCTGCACCCTCCCGCGACATTCTATCCAGTACACAACTCGTGAACCCGACTTGGCGGAACTTGTTGCAAGTCTCGCGCGAGACGTATTTGGCGCAAGAATCGAGCCGCACATAAAGCCCGAGCCCGGTCATTCGTGGTTGCAGGTATTCCTTACTTCATCCCGAAGGCTGACCCACGGAGTCCATAATCCAGTACGTGATTGGCTGGAACCGATGGGGGTTTTTGGGCTGCGATCACACGAAAAGCGGGTGCCTGATAAGGTGTTCGCACAACCGCAGGACGCCGCAGGACGCTTTCTGCGCCACCTCTGGGCAACCGATGGCTGCATAAAGGCCGACGTCTCACATCCTACCGTCTACTATGCGACGAGCAGTCCACAGCTGGCCAGGGATGTCCAAACCCTACTTCTTCAACAGGGGATAAGTGCCCGACTGAAGCGCGTGTCCCAGGGCACAAAAGGCCGTCCACAGTATCATGTTATCCTATCGGGTGTAGGCGATCTTTCTTTGTTTGTTCAGCGGGTCGGCGCCGTAGGCAGGTATAAGGGCGCGCAGCTTATTCAGGTTGAGCACTACCTGAGGGTAACTGACGGAAATACCAACCGTGACGTGATACCCGCTGCAATATGGCGAAAGTATGCCCTTCCAGCAATGCAGGCACAGGGCATGACTGGCCGTCAGCTCTACGGTGGTATGGGGACAGCATACGCGGGCAATACACTCTATAAACAAAACGTTGGCCGCGAGCGGGCCGGACGGTTGGCTGCTGTCGTTTCCAGCGCGGAAATTGCCGCCCTGGCGAACAGTGACGTATATTGGGATACCGTGGTCAGTATCGAGCCTGATGGCGAAACCGATGTCTACGATTTGACCGTGCCCGAACACCA
- a CDS encoding bifunctional nuclease family protein codes for MIEVTIDSVRVSLTTQQRIVVLKDNTSDRYLAIFIGPFEADAITYELQEIAQRRPLTHDLMKTMIEELGATLVYVLVSDIRDDIYYARLVLDTAAGKRIEIDCRPSDAIAIAVRAKVPLYVAEPVLDRAGIRPESDVEVEVEEGEGEAEASDAPVDSRKLSAFADFLDTLDLDDLGAEDDK; via the coding sequence ATGATCGAAGTGACGATTGACAGCGTGCGCGTCAGTTTGACGACGCAGCAGCGGATTGTTGTGCTCAAAGACAACACCTCCGACCGGTACCTCGCGATTTTTATCGGGCCGTTCGAGGCCGACGCCATCACCTATGAACTTCAGGAGATTGCCCAGCGCCGTCCGCTCACCCACGACCTGATGAAAACCATGATCGAGGAATTGGGCGCGACCCTGGTCTATGTGCTGGTCAGCGACATCCGCGACGATATCTATTACGCCCGCCTGGTGCTCGACACCGCCGCCGGCAAGCGCATCGAAATTGACTGCCGCCCCAGCGATGCCATCGCCATCGCCGTCCGCGCCAAAGTCCCGCTGTATGTCGCCGAGCCCGTCCTCGACCGCGCCGGCATCCGCCCCGAAAGCGATGTCGAAGTCGAAGTGGAGGAGGGGGAGGGCGAAGCCGAGGCTTCCGACGCCCCGGTCGATTCCCGCAAGCTCAGCGCCTTCGCCGACTTCCTGGACACCCTCGATCTCGACGACCTGGGCGCCGAGGACGACAAGTAA
- a CDS encoding DUF1579 family protein, whose product MTQTQPAPEPPIRRFQPLIGKWLLRGRTLDSAEDNIFGWNSFEWLPGGHFLKSEGEINFKGFVMQSVEIIAYDAGSQTFPASVYSSMSDEVFPYAWDFDGTTLTHAGSGARYTGTLSPDGDTLTGGWRPDAGPATEGSAYDAIMTRVK is encoded by the coding sequence ATGACCCAGACCCAACCGGCACCCGAACCGCCCATCCGCCGCTTCCAGCCCCTGATCGGCAAATGGCTGCTGCGCGGACGCACCCTGGACTCCGCCGAGGACAACATCTTCGGCTGGAATAGCTTCGAATGGCTCCCCGGCGGCCACTTCCTCAAGTCGGAAGGCGAGATCAACTTCAAGGGCTTCGTCATGCAAAGCGTCGAGATCATCGCCTATGACGCCGGCAGCCAGACCTTCCCCGCCAGTGTCTACTCCAGCATGTCCGACGAGGTCTTCCCCTACGCGTGGGACTTCGACGGCACCACCCTGACCCACGCCGGCTCCGGCGCGCGCTATACCGGCACCCTCAGCCCTGACGGCGACACGCTCACCGGCGGCTGGCGCCCCGACGCCGGCCCCGCGACCGAAGGCAGCGCCTACGACGCCATCATGACCCGCGTGAAATAG
- a CDS encoding VIT family protein: protein MAAKHREGHRTGRIGWLRASVLGANDGIVSTASLIVGVAAASAVRGDVVIAGVAGLVAGAMSMAAGEYVSVSSQADTEGAELARERRELEEDGEFELQELTDIYVGRGVEPALAKQVAQQLMSHNALAAHARDELGISDALSARPVQAALASAASFAVGAALPLATVLLVPESALAAAVTGASLVFLALLGVLAAWAGGAPILKSTIRVTFWGALAMALTALVGSLFGTTV, encoded by the coding sequence ATGGCAGCAAAACATCGCGAAGGACATCGTACGGGGCGGATTGGCTGGCTGCGCGCGTCGGTACTGGGCGCAAACGACGGCATTGTGTCCACGGCGAGTCTGATCGTGGGAGTCGCGGCGGCGAGCGCGGTGCGGGGGGATGTGGTGATCGCGGGGGTGGCCGGACTGGTGGCCGGGGCGATGTCGATGGCCGCCGGGGAATACGTCTCGGTCAGTTCGCAGGCCGACACCGAGGGCGCCGAGCTGGCCCGCGAGCGCCGGGAATTAGAGGAAGACGGCGAATTCGAACTGCAGGAGTTGACCGACATTTATGTGGGGCGCGGGGTCGAGCCGGCGCTGGCAAAACAGGTCGCGCAGCAGTTGATGAGCCACAACGCGCTGGCGGCGCATGCCCGCGACGAGCTTGGCATTTCCGACGCCCTGAGCGCGCGTCCGGTGCAGGCCGCGCTGGCCTCGGCGGCGTCGTTCGCGGTGGGCGCGGCGCTGCCGCTGGCGACGGTGCTGCTGGTGCCGGAGAGTGCGCTGGCAGCAGCGGTGACGGGAGCATCGCTGGTATTCCTGGCGCTGTTGGGGGTGCTTGCCGCGTGGGCCGGGGGCGCGCCGATCCTGAAGTCGACGATCCGGGTAACGTTCTGGGGGGCGCTGGCGATGGCGCTGACGGCGCTGGTCGGCTCGCTGTTCGGGACGACGGTATAG
- the dnaN gene encoding DNA polymerase III subunit beta produces the protein MAAVNLSLGLGITVWIGANVEIEGAVTLPAKVFVDLVNNLSNDRVDLTLDSATQTMHLRCGGNKGNIKGIDAHEFPPLIEGGEGDLTIDGKQFKDMINQVAFSAATDDHRPALTGIFMQLHGEKITLASADGYRLAVHTGQLDRKFDKALNLLIPAKSLIEVAKVISDEDEPVYISLPNERDIILFTIGQVEISAQLLDAKFPPFESVIPKDYSTSTVMYRSDLLAACARAEIFARDSAFSGRLYVKPPKRSGDPGEVMIVGRSQERGDNEGVLDATVEGEPVDISFNIKYLIDVLRILPDEQVILQSKGAANPGVIRPLGRDNYLYVIMPMAR, from the coding sequence TTGGCCGCCGTCAACCTCAGCCTCGGCCTCGGTATCACCGTCTGGATCGGCGCCAACGTCGAGATCGAAGGCGCTGTCACCCTCCCGGCCAAGGTCTTCGTCGACCTCGTCAACAACCTCTCCAACGACCGCGTTGACCTCACCCTCGACTCCGCCACCCAGACCATGCACCTCCGCTGCGGCGGCAACAAGGGCAACATCAAGGGCATCGACGCCCACGAGTTCCCGCCCCTCATCGAAGGCGGCGAGGGCGACCTCACCATCGACGGCAAGCAGTTCAAGGACATGATCAATCAGGTCGCCTTCTCTGCCGCCACCGACGACCACCGCCCGGCACTCACCGGCATTTTCATGCAGCTCCACGGCGAGAAGATCACCCTCGCCTCCGCCGATGGCTACCGTCTTGCTGTCCATACCGGCCAGCTCGACCGCAAGTTCGACAAGGCGCTCAACCTCCTCATCCCCGCCAAATCCCTGATCGAAGTCGCCAAGGTCATCAGCGACGAGGACGAGCCGGTCTATATCAGCCTGCCCAACGAACGCGACATCATCCTGTTCACCATCGGCCAGGTCGAGATTTCCGCTCAGCTCCTCGACGCCAAATTCCCGCCCTTCGAGTCGGTCATCCCCAAGGATTACAGCACCAGCACCGTCATGTACCGCTCCGACCTGCTGGCCGCCTGTGCCCGCGCCGAAATCTTCGCCCGCGACTCGGCGTTCAGCGGCCGCCTGTATGTCAAGCCGCCCAAGCGCAGCGGGGACCCCGGCGAAGTCATGATCGTCGGCCGCAGCCAGGAACGCGGCGACAACGAAGGCGTCCTCGACGCGACGGTCGAAGGCGAACCGGTCGATATTTCCTTCAACATCAAGTACCTGATCGACGTCCTGCGCATCCTCCCCGACGAGCAGGTCATCCTGCAGTCCAAGGGTGCCGCCAACCCCGGCGTCATCCGTCCGCTTGGCCGCGACAACTACCTCTACGTCATCATGCCCATGGCGCGCTAG
- a CDS encoding aldo/keto reductase — protein sequence MNFGGRAAEADASAIIDQALDAGINFIDTANVYGHEPQNFAVGRGRSEEIIGRALKRGAKRDGVVLASKAYFPMSDAPNAQGSSRYHLIAACEDSLRRLQTDHIDIYQLHHPSNIIPIDETLRALDDLIRAGKVRYIGSSSFGAWQIVEALWAAKEYGLNRFVSEQPVYNLLDRRAERELLPMAQTYGIAVIPWSPTAGGLLTGRYRRGQTPPAGSRYDAFWKAPDVFTEGAFDVLDVVEALAAEKGCTPAQLALAWCMAQPGVTAPIIGPRTAEQLTDSLGACGVTVTAEDRQRLDAAAPTGDKVSPFYGSDGFAWIPWGPHQHRW from the coding sequence ATGAATTTCGGCGGCAGGGCGGCGGAAGCAGACGCCAGCGCCATCATCGACCAGGCGCTGGATGCCGGGATCAACTTCATCGACACCGCCAACGTCTACGGCCACGAGCCGCAGAACTTCGCCGTCGGGCGCGGCCGCAGCGAGGAGATCATCGGCCGGGCGCTCAAGCGCGGCGCCAAACGCGACGGGGTGGTGCTGGCCAGCAAAGCCTATTTCCCGATGAGCGATGCGCCCAACGCACAGGGCAGCAGCCGGTATCACCTGATCGCCGCCTGCGAAGACTCGCTGCGCCGCCTGCAAACCGACCACATCGACATTTATCAGCTCCACCACCCCAGCAACATCATTCCGATCGACGAGACGCTGCGCGCGCTGGACGACCTGATCCGCGCCGGCAAGGTGCGCTACATCGGCAGCAGTTCGTTCGGGGCATGGCAGATCGTCGAAGCGCTGTGGGCGGCCAAGGAATACGGCCTGAACCGGTTCGTCAGCGAACAGCCGGTGTATAACCTGCTCGACCGGCGCGCGGAGCGTGAACTGCTGCCGATGGCGCAAACCTACGGGATCGCCGTCATCCCGTGGTCGCCGACGGCGGGCGGGCTGCTGACCGGCCGCTACCGGCGCGGACAGACTCCGCCGGCCGGTTCGCGCTATGACGCCTTCTGGAAAGCGCCGGATGTTTTTACCGAGGGCGCGTTCGACGTGCTGGATGTCGTCGAAGCGCTGGCGGCGGAGAAGGGCTGCACCCCCGCTCAACTGGCGCTGGCATGGTGTATGGCCCAGCCCGGCGTCACCGCGCCAATCATCGGCCCGCGCACAGCGGAACAGCTTACGGATTCGCTCGGCGCGTGCGGCGTAACGGTCACCGCCGAGGACCGGCAGCGGCTCGACGCTGCTGCCCCGACCGGCGATAAAGTATCGCCGTTCTATGGCAGCGATGGCTTCGCGTGGATTCCGTGGGGACCGCACCAGCACCGCTGGTAA